Within the Drosophila melanogaster chromosome 3R genome, the region GACGAGTTCGTCCAAAACAAAGTGAGTTGTAATAAGAAACAGACAATCAGACACCCAATCAAGAttattaaatgtaaacaaatgtTAATATGCAACcatagtttttagttttatctTTCAATGCTTcttaaagtaaagtaaaaagttaaaaatgtaaaatagtAATCAAATGGATTTTGAGaggttttcaatttttaaataaatggaaataacaAATCATACACAATCTGTGAATCTCATGTTTATGCTGTTTTCTTCTGTAAACATGGCATTTAAAAACACATTAGAAACTTCTAAAATTAGTGCAAACGGCAGtggcacgtgtgtgtgtgggcgcgTGCGTGTGTAATATGCGGAAATGTTTTCTGATATGTGTGTACAATTATGCTTATCAAACATACGAAAGCCCCAAAATTATAACCAACTGAACTGAGGTCTAGAACGTGGagcaaaagagagagagagagaaagataACCTGCAAGTTCAAGTACAAATACGAATGTTGCAAGAGCGCGAGCTCCCGCTCTCTTCACCAAAGCCAACAACAGTTAGGCCAGAGACCTTCAATCATCGGAATTCCATTCAGTTAGCCAGGTGACAACCACAAAACATTATGGACGGAGATATGAGAAGAAAGCGAATTCGATTTGAAAACAGAATAACGAAAGAGGTTACAAAGCAGAGTGGGCAAACGCACGTATTAAACGCGTTTTAACTTCCAATAGTCTCCCCTCCgtctcttcttcttcttccctCCCCCCTAAAACAGGTATACCAGCTGAAGAAGAACAAGATTGGCGGCATCAAATGAGAACAATGCTTACAGATGTCCGAACTACCGATTACCCTATAAATGCTGTTTAaacctttaaagtcaaaaactTTTTCGTAACCTTTCCTAAAGAATCACTGCTTGTATCTTAGCATATACGAtgctttaataaaaaaaaaaacatatgtaATATTATATCTATACGTTGCCATTTTTCCAGCGAACCAATCAACTTATCAATTAACAGGTATTAAAATATAGAGACCAACGAAAAAAAGAGCGAGCAGCAGACACATAAATCTCGGCTAATTTCACTTAGTTGCCATAGAAACAGGTGCCAAAAGAAAATGGATGTTTGTCGCAAATTTCCTGCTAACATACGACAATCATGTTTTCCCGCAAAACGATGAACACTCACCTATCccataaaaatcaaatcaaaaaaatgAAGTGTATTATGAATAAGCCCCTGCGCATaagacacaaaaaaaaaaaacagcggaAAACGTATCCGTAATTCTCTCAAGGTgagcgtgtgtatgtgttatCAGTCCACCGTCAGCGTTATCAGCAAATATCTTGGAAGACTTGAGGCGGCCCCACACAAAAATATGACTAtgataaatgccgaaatactACGAAAAACGACGCAGAGCGAATATAACATGCATTATAAAGAAACTTAGTTTTTGTAATGTAATACCTAGCAAttattgcttttttatttgaacacattaaaatcagtttaaaatatttatgaaggGTGCTCTCTTGTAAGTGAGAAAACTTGTTGATCACTGAAAACAATCGTTACTGTTACATAAAGGAGCGTTTAGACTTCAAGATTTGGTTTCAATCTCAATCTACTAAAATTTCCACAAAAATTTCTAAATATATTACGTGTTCGACGAGTATGCGTTACACAAATGTGATCCAATTTTTGCAGTGCACCTGTGCAGAATTTTAATTGCGCTGCACACAAAGTGTTTAATTTCAGGCAGAATTCGCAATTTGTTGCTGTTCATTTTTTGTGCCTGTCTTGCAGTTCGCTAAATTCTGGGGTTCGTTGAGCCACCCAGGCCAACAACAAGATAACGTGGTCAAAAAACACGTTGTTTAcgtttaaacaattaaaactgGTGAAATGCACAGCGAGAGAGAAGAAATGCGAGAGCGAATGAGAGGGAAACCCCGCAAATATGGCTTTGAGAGCAGAGCCGCGACAGAGATATGTTAAAAGAGGGGGAGAGGAAATGGGAAAGAGAGCGCTTGTTAGTTACGTGCCAATGCAGACTTTCTTGTTTCTGTTTGTGTTGGGAAAAGCCCAGCAATTCGAAAACCGCTGGTGTGCTCTGCTCACCTTGCAACATCCTCCTCGACGCTCTGCTCGCGTCGTAATCGTATGGGCGGAATGGGCGGGATGGGTGGTGTGGGTGGCGTTTCAGCTGTAACGGTACTATGATGCCCATTGCCATTCTCCTCCTCCCTTGCCACCTGCTCCtctgcatttgttgttgctgccggtGTCTTTTGCAAACGCAAACTCTGCTGCAGCGCCAGATAATCAATTGTTCGCACTCTTCGCCTGTTTGACATTTTTGCAAAACTCtgttttttctgcttttgttaTATTCTTGGAATTTGCtgctcacacgcacacatgctcAGCCAGCCGCCAGTGCACAAACACTATCGCAATCCAGCACCAacacacacttgcactttAGTAAGCACGCGCcgcgtttttatttttctttttgttttgcctttgGCGATAATcagatttattttaatttaactttcaCGGCGAGCAAACACATAACGTTTAACGCGCTCCCGAACTTGGCACGCAGGTAAGCACTTTGTCGTACGTCTTACCGGGCCAAAAAAAGCAGCTAACTAAAGTCTTCGAGCCACTCAAGTCGCCCGGCGTTTTTGAAGAGTGAAAAAAGAGAGAGCTTTAGAGGTGGCAAAGAAGCGATAATCAAACTGGGACTTTTCGTTCAACAATTGGTTAAAAGCTTAAACTTAGCAGAGTATTTCGAAGAGTTAAATTTTTGCTTAGACTTTGCTcttaaatttcttttaacaAAATTGGTAAACACATTGAGGACAtctgaaaataataattaaacaaattgcaacTTTTTTCAACAAAGTTCGAAATACATTCTTGAAAATAGCTAAAAACATTGGTCTATCCGATTATTTCTGCCTCTCCAAAGCGGTAAACCATCGTTAGGCGTCCATCACTATTCACAGATGGGCGggatatttaattttgaacgCATGATTATTATCAGCaccaaaaattattaaaactaaatgaaagTACATATAGATagtacaaatatttataacataTGCACTTGATTCTAAAATGATGATCCCCCTGGTGATTAGAACACAGCGtggtatttttccttctgCATGCCCTCGATTCTCTTTATTATTTAACAAACTTTAGCGTGTGTACAAAATCAACAATTACCAGCAATAGAAACACTTGCCCAGGGCAAAGATTAAACACGAAttataaaactaaattaacTACCTGGGATATGGGGCTTAACAAAGaacgaaaaaaattaaactacTATATCGAAGAGCCTAGAAGAAATTCCTGAATATGCGAACGACGGCCTGGACCCATCGCGGAACGGGTCGTTGGACGATTTCCCGCTCCGCCGTCTGTGACAGATCGTACAGCCGGTCAGCTTCCGCCTGCAGCCGCTGGCTTAGATCCTTATTAGCCGTCACAAGGCACACCTGTGTCTCCAGATCGCGGTTCACCGATCGCTCGCCAAAGTTCGAAGAGCCGATCAGCGTGAGGTTTGGCAGTATTGCCTCTGGCAGGTAGTACCACAGTCCTTTAGCATGGTACGTCCAGCCGGGCTTTTCGTACTCGAAGAAGTTAACGCGGTGGTTTTGCTTCCGGCGGACCAGGCTCTCGTAGAAACTCTTGGCTATCAGTGTGTAGGCAGCCGGAATTCCGCCCGCTGGTCCTTTGGCACCCTGAAAGCCGTTTGCCtggaaaatgaattaaatCGGGTTACTATTGGTCAACTAATTACTGATAGCCACTCACATTTGGATGAGCCATCAGTATGCTGCATTGGGCCAGGCACTTGTGCGTGAGCGTGTCCATGTACTCCTGCGTCAGGTTGAAGTACCCGGTGGCCAGTTTCAGCCGTGATCCAGACAAGCAGTTGGAGAGCAGCCGCTTGGTCACCACGCTGTCGTGATGAATGCCGATCTGGCCCATCTCAAGCAGCGGAAAAATCCATGTGTCTGCCTGCGGATTCTGCTCTTTAGTTCGCGCCTGCCGCTGAAACGTCTCCTGCACTAAATCGGAAATACGTTTACGGGCAAGCTGGATAAACTGCTCCTTGGTGCCCTCGTACGGCAGTATTCGCCAGTTGCGGTGCAGTCCCTCGCTGGCATCTGGCGCCACTGCCAAACTAAACTCTTGAACGCGTTCGATGAACTGCGCATAGAAATCCGCCAACGGTTTGTCCTCAATGAGTATGTATCGATCCTGCCGGTTGGTGAAGTAGTCATTGGACAGATTGGCGCCTGATATGATCACGGCATCGTCGAACAGGTAGACCTTCATGTGCTGTAGTCCGAGAAGCTCATTCCACCGTGGCGGTGCTAGTCGCTTTGTCATCCCGCGCAGATCAGGCGTATGGTACAGGGATAGCTGCACCTGGCTCGCAAAGTCGCGGACCAGGGGTAGCAACATGGTCTTGGAGTTGAGGGTTCCCCGCGTGCCGCGTGTAAAGTCCAACAGCACGTTGAGCCTCAGGGCAGACTGTTGCTCCAGGCTGTGACGCAACGTCTGAACCATTGCGTTCTCCAGTTGCCCAGTGCCCAGGTACAAACTGGCCAGCACTATACGGCGTTTGGCCTGACCGATTCGTTGCACCAGCGTTTCGTAGAAGTGCTTTGGCTCGTGGATGACCTGAATTTGATCGCCTCGCAGCGGGAAGCACGGCGCTAGGTTGTGTAACCAACTTAGGCTCTCCAGTGCGGGTGCTCCAGGGAATCCGGTGGCCAGGACACTGGGCGCCTGCTGCAAGCAGCCCAGAAAATCGCCCTGAGCAGCCGGAGAGAGCTCCTGGCTGAAAAGGCGGCGAAGGTATGGCATCATCTTGGCGGGGATTTCTCTGACGGATTGGCAAGCGGATCCTCACTCTGGGCGGCTGCTATTTGATGACAGGGTATGGCGCATTGCTCACTGTCTGTTTGGCTGTATCCGGAACACACTTTCATTCATGGAGTGCTGTTTTATCACAAAAAAAACTTCGAATTTCAGCACGTAAATAAATTCCAGGTGGAACGCAAGTGTTGCAAAGCGAGCTGGGATTCGATAACAATTTATAGCTATCGGGAATTATCGACTGTTCATAATGGTGATGGTGATATGGTGATCCTGCTATGtgtttcttaaaaaaaaataatatttaaatcaaattaataaaagccTAACCATTTATCAATAGTTACTAACTGTtacatttttaacatttttgtgtatatctacttttatatatatgcataaagaaatatttgaataaatttacTTGAAATATTCAACCGGTATCTTACTAATATGCATTTCTTTTtggtaatatttaattttagtttaaaaaatcgtttaattttaaactgcAATAACATCGATGTTGTCAAATTTCTAGAAACATCGATAATACTAAGAATCGAATTAGTTTCACCTCTAGTTCAGGTCATAGAAAATAGACGCGCTGTTTTAAATGTGtgtttgaaataaaaattgtgcAATAAACAAGCTAATAGCATTCAGGTCTATATCGAATTCTATACATTGTATATCTCTGTACGATAATTGTATATATTGTGCGAAACCGCGAGAAAATCGCACTCTGACCGTCGGAAACCTGGAAGATATGGAAAACGCCGATGCGACTTCGCAATCGGATGTCCACATCGACTACAAAACCCCCAAGAAGACCCACTCGCTGATCGACAGTGAGCAGTTGCTGGACAAGATCAACATCCTTACCACCAAGCCGGAGAATCACTCCCAGAATGCCAAGGTACGCGGAGGAATCGCAAACTGGCGATTACCACACGTGGGTGGTTTACAGTTAGCCACGGTTGCTAATCAagaaaatttgaaatgcctCTAAACACAGTGTTTAtgtaaattgattaaaaaagGGCAGTACATGTTCAAGAATTAATGAAAAGGTTATGTTTATGTATTAtaggaaaaacgaaaaacatatGTACGTTCAAATGTGATGTTATATAGGATTTCCatttcaaaaacatttttacagtTCTATTTatcttctgttttttttacataGCTCCTTTCTTCATTTCCTTTTACTGGCTAttgatgtacatatatcttcTTTTAtccaattatatatatacacatatgcttttttaagattttttattttttatatctaGAACTGAAGTTTTTCTATGTCTAACTTTAGCTAtattattttcctttgttCTGCCTTGGGCTATAAGAATTACCACCACCACTTAGGTCACTTTATTATATAGTAATGGATACATTCGCTTTCTTATACAGCTTCCCACTATCAAGGATTTTGTCATCATTAAGCCAATCAGCCGCGGCGCCTTTGGAAAAGTCTTCCTGGGCTACAAGAACAACGACTCGAAGCGGCTGTTCGCCATCAAGGTGATGCGCAAGTCAGAGATGATCAACAAGAACATGGTGTCCCAGGTAATCACGGAGCGGAATGCCCTGGCCCTCTCCCGCTCTCAGTTCTGTGTCAGTCTCTTCTACTCCCTGCAATCGCTCTCCTACGTCTACCTGGTGATGGAGTACATGGTGGGCGGGGATCTCAAGTCACTGCTGGCCATGTTTGGGTATTTTGACGAGCCCACGGCCCGGTTCTACGTGGCCGAGATGGTGATGGCGCTGCAGTATCTGCATCAGCACGGAATTGTCCACAGAGATATTAAACCGGACAACATGTTGCTCTCCTCCAGTGGCCATGTGAAGCTTACTGATTTTGGGTTGAGCAAAATCGATATGCGAAGAGATCTGGAAATATCAGACCTTATAAACTGCTCACCGAATTTAAACGCCCGCACGCCGGGCCAGCTTTTGTCGCTTACTTCGCACCTGTCTTTTGGGTCAGAGAAGAAACTGAATGACTTCGGTTCTGTTTCAAGTGGACAAAACAACGGAATGGGCTCGGTGGCCACGGGGACATCCCACTTGCTGCAGGCCATCAACAAGCATAGTCTGATAATGGAGCTGTCGGATAGCGAGGGCGACACCTCGCTCAATGATGCAGAGAAGACGAGCGATAGCAAGATATCTGGTGTTTCCCCCTTCTTTTCTGCCGAGGAGGCCAATGAATCCATTACTCATACCTGCACTACAAACGTAAATGTGGGTAAACatattgcaattaaaatggatTTATTCATCTATCATTCTCCGAATCTTCAGCCCCAGGATAGCAGCTCGTCTTGTTCGTTCCACACTTGTAACTCGGCCGACCTGAGCAAGTGCTCACCACCACTGGAGTCAAAGGACGGTGCTGCTGCGGGCAATGCGATCCCCAGCAAGCGGCGCGTGGAATTCGTCTTGGATGCGGCACCCTGTCAGGTAAGTGGCTGGAAATCGGCCAAACCCGTAATctctgtatttatttgcataaatggTTGATTCTCTGAAAGGGCTGCAAGCTGGCCGAGCaagacagcagcaacatggccACCAATGATGGCAAACATTTGCCCAAGATAGATAACGCAATCGAGGCTTCGTTTGAGTTTTCCATGGTGCGCAGGCGATCGGTCGACGAGGTGCGTTggcatgtgcatgtgtgtgtgtctgtccATTGTGCGGTTTCCCTTTCTGTATTAAAATACTAGTATTTTATAACTAACTTTACAACTAACCAACATTAAATAGGTTAAAAGATATGTATACCACATATGTAGGTAGTTCAGTTAATAACTACCTCTACTGTTCCCTTTAGCGAAATCGCATCTCAAAGGGGCCGGAGGATTCAGGGGTGTCCAGTCGCAAGGGCGACGACTATTCCAGCTGCCACTTGAATCTGAATAGCGAGAGCACGGCTTCGTCGATTGAGAAGAATGTGGACAACCTAAGCCAATCCAAGGAGGATTTTAGCTGTTCAGATTACTCGCGCAGTTATAACGTGACCAACGGCAACGAGATGAGTGGCATCAACATGAACTCGCCGTTTCGGAATCTGTCCAAGCACTTTAAACGCCCCGACTTCCTGCGCGGCATGAAGCGAAAGATCAATTTGGTCAATCGCTCCGACAACATGTCCAGCATGGATACCGATGGCTGCAGTTCAAGCAATGGAAGTACCAACACCGGACTAACACAGGAAATTGAAATCCTTAATATTGGCAGCAGCACGCCCAAGAAGCGCAAGGCCCGTTCCTCGCCCATCCGTGGTGTGCTAAAGGTGCGCTCTTTATCCGATGACGAAATGCCCATAAATCATTTGCTTGGTCCGGAAGCAAATGTGGCCAACGTGGTCTTCTCTACGCCCGTATCTTCACAGAAGTTGCCACGTCGGGATGGTGGTCTTCTTGGAAAGCTCAAGGCCACTCGGTTCGCTCTTCCGCTGTCCATTGAGAACAAGAAACGGGAGCATGCGACCGCCGATAAGATGTCAGGCATTCAGTACCATCTGAAACTGTCCGACGATCCCACGATGTCGCCTATCAATCATGGAGCCGGCAATCTACCAAAGACGCCGAAAAACGTTAACATCAATACCCCGTTCCGCACACCGAAATCAGTGCGTCGCGGGGCTCGCGTGTCTAATGAGCGCATCTTGGGCACACCTGATTATCTGGCGCCGGAGTTACTGCTGAAGCAAGGTCACGGTCCGGCCGTCGACTGGTGGGCTCTGGGCGTCTGTTTCTACGAGTTCATGACCGGCATTCCACCCTTTAACGACGAGACACCTCAGAAAGTATTTGACAACATTCTGAATAAGAGTGAGTTTTGTTATTTCAAGAGTTTTCTTGCAAATATTATACCTATATTTTTGTTACCAATTCCTCACAGACATCGAATGGCCAGAAGGTGATGAGGCATTATCCGTCGAATCCATGGAGGCTGTGGAACTGCTCCTGACCATGGATCCCAATGAGCGACCGGCCGCAAAGGAAGTGCAACAAATGCGTCACTTTGCTTGCATCGACTGGGAGAATATAGGCAATACCGAGCCCCCATTTGTCCCGACACCAGACAATCCCACTGATACGGGATATTTCGATGCGCGCAACAATCTTCAGCACCTGCAGCTGTCCAATTTTGCCCTAGAAGAATGATTGCCAAGCGGAGCCCGGCTGCCTCCGTGTCAGCGTGCTCGTACCGAGCACTGTATTAtcgttatttatattttcatgtAGCAATACCTAAGAGTAGACCCTTAATGTTCATCTGTTATCGTTCGTGTAGCCCTacgtatttatattttgtttaa harbors:
- the PGS1 gene encoding phosphatidylglycerophosphate synthase 1, which codes for MMPYLRRLFSQELSPAAQGDFLGCLQQAPSVLATGFPGAPALESLSWLHNLAPCFPLRGDQIQVIHEPKHFYETLVQRIGQAKRRIVLASLYLGTGQLENAMVQTLRHSLEQQSALRLNVLLDFTRGTRGTLNSKTMLLPLVRDFASQVQLSLYHTPDLRGMTKRLAPPRWNELLGLQHMKVYLFDDAVIISGANLSNDYFTNRQDRYILIEDKPLADFYAQFIERVQEFSLAVAPDASEGLHRNWRILPYEGTKEQFIQLARKRISDLVQETFQRQARTKEQNPQADTWIFPLLEMGQIGIHHDSVVTKRLLSNCLSGSRLKLATGYFNLTQEYMDTLTHKCLAQCSILMAHPNANGFQGAKGPAGGIPAAYTLIAKSFYESLVRRKQNHRVNFFEYEKPGWTYHAKGLWYYLPEAILPNLTLIGSSNFGERSVNRDLETQVCLVTANKDLSQRLQAEADRLYDLSQTAEREIVQRPVPRWVQAVVRIFRNFF
- the gwl gene encoding greatwall, isoform A translates to MENADATSQSDVHIDYKTPKKTHSLIDSEQLLDKINILTTKPENHSQNAKLPTIKDFVIIKPISRGAFGKVFLGYKNNDSKRLFAIKVMRKSEMINKNMVSQVITERNALALSRSQFCVSLFYSLQSLSYVYLVMEYMVGGDLKSLLAMFGYFDEPTARFYVAEMVMALQYLHQHGIVHRDIKPDNMLLSSSGHVKLTDFGLSKIDMRRDLEISDLINCSPNLNARTPGQLLSLTSHLSFGSEKKLNDFGSVSSGQNNGMGSVATGTSHLLQAINKHSLIMELSDSEGDTSLNDAEKTSDSKISGVSPFFSAEEANESITHTCTTNVNPQDSSSSCSFHTCNSADLSKCSPPLESKDGAAAGNAIPSKRRVEFVLDAAPCQGCKLAEQDSSNMATNDGKHLPKIDNAIEASFEFSMVRRRSVDERNRISKGPEDSGVSSRKGDDYSSCHLNLNSESTASSIEKNVDNLSQSKEDFSCSDYSRSYNVTNGNEMSGINMNSPFRNLSKHFKRPDFLRGMKRKINLVNRSDNMSSMDTDGCSSSNGSTNTGLTQEIEILNIGSSTPKKRKARSSPIRGVLKVRSLSDDEMPINHLLGPEANVANVVFSTPVSSQKLPRRDGGLLGKLKATRFALPLSIENKKREHATADKMSGIQYHLKLSDDPTMSPINHGAGNLPKTPKNVNINTPFRTPKSVRRGARVSNERILGTPDYLAPELLLKQGHGPAVDWWALGVCFYEFMTGIPPFNDETPQKVFDNILNKNIEWPEGDEALSVESMEAVELLLTMDPNERPAAKEVQQMRHFACIDWENIGNTEPPFVPTPDNPTDTGYFDARNNLQHLQLSNFALEE
- the gwl gene encoding greatwall, isoform B, whose translation is MENADATSQSDVHIDYKTPKKTHSLIDSEQLLDKINILTTKPENHSQNAKLPTIKDFVIIKPISRGAFGKVFLGYKNNDSKRLFAIKVMRKSEMINKNMVSQVITERNALALSRSQFCVSLFYSLQSLSYVYLVMEYMVGGDLKSLLAMFGYFDEPTARFYVAEMVMALQYLHQHGIVHRDIKPDNMLLSSSGHVKLTDFGLSKIDMRRDLEISDLINCSPNLNARTPGQLLSLTSHLSFGSEKKLNDFGSVSSGQNNGMGSVATGTSHLLQAINKHSLIMELSDSEGDTSLNDAEKTSDSKISGVSPFFSAEEANESITHTCTTNVNPQDSSSSCSFHTCNSADLSKCSPPLESKDGAAAGNAIPSKRRVEFVLDAAPCQRNRISKGPEDSGVSSRKGDDYSSCHLNLNSESTASSIEKNVDNLSQSKEDFSCSDYSRSYNVTNGNEMSGINMNSPFRNLSKHFKRPDFLRGMKRKINLVNRSDNMSSMDTDGCSSSNGSTNTGLTQEIEILNIGSSTPKKRKARSSPIRGVLKVRSLSDDEMPINHLLGPEANVANVVFSTPVSSQKLPRRDGGLLGKLKATRFALPLSIENKKREHATADKMSGIQYHLKLSDDPTMSPINHGAGNLPKTPKNVNINTPFRTPKSVRRGARVSNERILGTPDYLAPELLLKQGHGPAVDWWALGVCFYEFMTGIPPFNDETPQKVFDNILNKNIEWPEGDEALSVESMEAVELLLTMDPNERPAAKEVQQMRHFACIDWENIGNTEPPFVPTPDNPTDTGYFDARNNLQHLQLSNFALEE